A window of the Brassica oleracea var. oleracea cultivar TO1000 chromosome C1, BOL, whole genome shotgun sequence genome harbors these coding sequences:
- the LOC106344339 gene encoding elongation of fatty acids protein 3-like, whose amino-acid sequence MASFQHTLTYWLVNHPYIASFTWTKGETLGSTIFFLSVVVSVYLSATLLLRSAIDSLPSLGPRILKPITAVHSLILCLLSLIMAVGCTLSITSDPTKARFLNAICFPVDTKPSGPLFFWAQVFYLSKILEFGDTLLIILGKSIQRLSFLHVYHHATVVVMCYLWLRTRQSMFPVALVTNSTVHVVMYGYYFLCAVGSRPKWKRLVTDCQIVQFVFSFGLSGWMLREHLFGSGCSGIWALCFNAAFNASLLALFFNFHSKNYAKKTREGVSKKRLD is encoded by the coding sequence ATGGCATCATTTCAACACACTCTAACCTACTGGCTCGTCAACCATCCTTACATCGCCAGTTTCACGTGGACAAAAGGTGAAACCCTTGGCTCCACCATCTTCTTCCTCTCCGTCGTAGTCTCCGTTTACCTTTCCGCCACGTTACTTCTCAGATCCGCCATCGATTCGCTCCCTTCACTAGGTCCTCGAATCCTCAAACCAATCACAGCCGTCCACAGCCTTATCCTCTGCCTCCTCTCCTTAATCATGGCCGTCGGTTGCACTCTCTCTATAACCTCAGACCCTACGAAGGCGCGTTTCTTGAACGCGATTTGTTTTCCTGTGGACACGAAGCCTAGCGGACCGCTCTTCTTTTGGGCTCAAGTCTTCTACCTCTCGAAGATCCTCGAGTTCGGAGACACACTCCTCATCATACTCGGTAAATCAATCCAACGGCTGTCTTTCCTCCACGTGTACCACCACGCGACAGTTGTTGTAATGTGCTACCTCTGGCTTCGAACTCGCCAGTCGATGTTTCCTGTGGCGCTCGTGACGAATTCGACGGTCCATGTCGTCATGTACGGTTATTACTTCCTCTGTGCCGTTGGATCGAGGCCCAAGTGGAAGAGGTTGGTGACGGATTGTCAGATTGTGCAGTTTGTTTTCAGCTTCGGGTTATCCGGTTGGATGCTTCGAGAGCATTTGTTCGGGTCGGGTTGCTCCGGGATTTGGGCGTTGTGTTTCAACGCTGCTTTTAATGCTTCTCTGTTGGCTCTCTTCTTCAACTTTCATTCCAAGAACTATGCCAAAAAGACAAGAGAGGGAGTCAGCAAAAAGCGATTAGATTAG